A window of Bacteroidia bacterium contains these coding sequences:
- a CDS encoding VCBS repeat-containing protein → MRLVVFLSLILIFWGQVFYSCAQFKPIPGITSGVLFENTLKETNEFNVFNQKYPYLSFSGGGIAVADFDKDGFEDLFLIGNQVKSIMYRNLGGLKFEQLPDGFGINTNSWTNGVAVADVNNDGWLDVFVTKMCYPDSSHGGNRLFLNRGNFKFEERTEQFGLSFIGNSYHAYFLDYDKDGFMDIYLLNQPLESVAENTFDIFKNRKEKNYLFSDILYHNEGGKRFKNVSEQAGLLQENAFGLSAVVGDFNQDDLVDIYVCNDFLYQDFLYINQGNGKFKESIDQYFDHVSLFSMGSTFKDLNKDGLSDLITLDMNPPNLSEYKVSTFEEHIDKFNIRSKNHFNQEVRNMVHLNNGQGHFSEVGQLLGLAFSDWSWSVLAEDFNADGLMDVFITNGLYYNVLDRDFVRYTVDSMFKAGNLSSYKSRPEDNFRLIKMKPRKVPNQLHLQTNPLHFPVDHHFGIHQNWVTTAAISADLDLDGDLDLVLSNMDTTAIVMENTLVNKNYLQVAFEKPNQALNAKIYAYQNGVLFFQELGNNGGILCSQRNNAYFAFPTNLHLDSLVIKFGVNRKVLYSNVKINRKIEIKESESFIDKIGKSLISTAMSGFPEFSELGKLTDFNDFKKEPLLPHRLNVYGPYGSAADLNGDGLMDLVVGGVAKDPTHLFLQQKNGHFIEQKSFFQLDSACIDTDIELADLDNDSDLDILVVGGGNEDKKFNSYSDRLYWNDGNGNFSKCLDCLPVDSFSGSEVESLDYDKDGDLDLFVASRNTPGRYPKVPESRLLQNTKGHFEDVTPASLKKAGMVNTCLSKDFDQDGWVDLMVAGEWMPVLVFWNQGGYFDKADTILPTGFWQHLNWVEGKKDGFLIAGNWGENTRVIPGPNQEVRLYTTDIDENGSLDPLICTLQDGVYKPVLSYEKISKELPIFRKKFLRYTSYKQASIQDCLGSKFPLADVKYCQESQSKVLVYSGNREFNNCETPLELQFSPVLTSLQVGTSTSGNPLVYFHGNFFENTPEVGKMDAGKGLVVELLPKLKAQLFPNFFPKVSGNVRKIIPIQTSLGSFWLILKNGETPELIQQLKSK, encoded by the coding sequence ATGAGATTAGTTGTTTTTTTATCCTTGATACTGATTTTTTGGGGCCAAGTCTTCTACTCTTGTGCACAATTCAAGCCCATCCCAGGAATTACCTCCGGTGTATTATTTGAAAATACATTGAAAGAAACCAATGAGTTTAATGTGTTTAATCAAAAATATCCCTACTTGAGTTTTAGTGGAGGTGGAATTGCGGTGGCCGACTTCGATAAGGATGGATTCGAAGATTTATTCCTTATTGGGAATCAGGTTAAGTCAATAATGTATAGGAATTTAGGAGGATTGAAATTTGAACAATTGCCTGATGGGTTTGGTATTAATACCAATTCATGGACAAATGGAGTTGCAGTGGCGGATGTAAATAACGATGGTTGGTTGGATGTATTTGTAACCAAGATGTGCTACCCGGATAGCAGTCATGGGGGAAATAGACTTTTCCTGAATAGGGGGAATTTCAAATTTGAAGAGCGTACCGAGCAATTTGGCCTTTCCTTCATTGGAAATTCTTATCATGCTTATTTCCTTGATTATGATAAGGATGGTTTTATGGATATTTATCTTCTGAATCAACCTTTAGAAAGTGTTGCTGAAAACACCTTTGATATTTTTAAAAATAGAAAAGAGAAAAATTATCTGTTTTCGGATATACTTTATCACAATGAAGGTGGAAAAAGGTTTAAGAATGTTTCTGAACAAGCAGGATTATTACAAGAAAATGCTTTTGGATTAAGCGCCGTGGTCGGGGACTTTAATCAGGATGATTTGGTCGATATTTATGTGTGTAACGATTTCCTATATCAGGATTTTTTATATATCAATCAGGGAAATGGCAAATTTAAAGAAAGCATAGACCAATACTTTGATCATGTCAGCCTATTTTCTATGGGTTCAACATTTAAAGACCTCAATAAAGATGGATTGTCTGACTTGATTACCTTGGATATGAATCCGCCGAATCTAAGTGAATACAAAGTTTCCACCTTTGAAGAACATATAGATAAGTTTAATATACGATCAAAGAATCATTTTAACCAAGAAGTAAGAAACATGGTTCACTTGAACAATGGCCAAGGACATTTTTCTGAAGTTGGACAGTTGCTTGGATTGGCATTTTCAGATTGGAGTTGGTCTGTATTGGCTGAAGATTTTAATGCAGACGGGTTAATGGATGTATTTATTACTAATGGTTTGTATTATAATGTCTTAGACCGTGACTTCGTACGATATACCGTCGATAGCATGTTTAAGGCAGGAAATCTATCTTCTTATAAATCCAGGCCTGAAGATAATTTCAGGTTAATAAAGATGAAACCCAGGAAAGTACCAAATCAATTACATCTACAAACCAATCCTTTACATTTTCCTGTTGATCATCATTTCGGAATTCACCAAAATTGGGTTACAACAGCAGCTATATCGGCAGACTTAGATCTGGATGGAGATTTGGATTTAGTTCTATCCAATATGGATACAACAGCTATTGTAATGGAAAACACCTTGGTTAATAAGAATTATCTTCAAGTAGCATTTGAAAAGCCAAACCAAGCCTTAAATGCAAAAATTTACGCATATCAGAATGGAGTTCTTTTTTTTCAAGAGTTGGGCAACAACGGAGGGATTCTATGTTCACAGAGAAACAACGCCTATTTTGCCTTTCCAACCAATTTGCATCTGGACAGTCTGGTTATTAAGTTTGGGGTAAACAGAAAAGTACTTTATTCCAATGTTAAGATTAATAGAAAAATAGAAATCAAGGAATCCGAATCCTTTATTGATAAGATTGGCAAGTCTTTAATTTCAACAGCCATGTCCGGTTTTCCTGAATTTTCTGAACTTGGAAAATTGACAGATTTCAATGATTTTAAGAAGGAACCATTGTTACCGCATCGCCTAAATGTTTATGGTCCTTATGGCAGTGCTGCCGATTTAAATGGGGATGGTTTAATGGACTTGGTCGTTGGTGGTGTGGCGAAGGATCCAACCCACCTGTTTTTACAGCAAAAGAATGGACATTTTATAGAACAAAAATCTTTTTTTCAATTGGATTCAGCCTGCATTGATACAGATATTGAGTTGGCAGATTTGGATAACGATTCCGATTTGGACATACTTGTTGTTGGTGGAGGTAATGAAGATAAGAAATTCAATAGTTATTCGGATCGTTTATACTGGAATGATGGAAACGGGAATTTCTCCAAATGCCTGGATTGTTTACCGGTAGATAGTTTTAGTGGAAGTGAAGTGGAAAGTTTGGATTATGATAAGGACGGTGACTTGGATCTATTTGTAGCTTCCAGAAATACGCCGGGGCGCTATCCCAAGGTTCCGGAATCTAGGTTGTTGCAAAATACAAAGGGTCATTTTGAAGATGTTACCCCTGCAAGTTTGAAAAAAGCGGGAATGGTAAATACATGCCTGAGTAAAGATTTTGATCAGGATGGATGGGTTGATTTGATGGTTGCAGGAGAATGGATGCCGGTATTGGTTTTCTGGAACCAAGGTGGTTACTTTGATAAGGCCGATACTATTTTACCAACCGGATTCTGGCAACATTTGAATTGGGTAGAAGGAAAGAAGGATGGATTTCTAATTGCTGGAAATTGGGGAGAAAATACGAGAGTAATTCCCGGTCCGAATCAGGAAGTTCGCTTATACACAACAGATATTGACGAGAATGGCAGCCTTGACCCTTTGATTTGTACTTTACAGGATGGAGTTTATAAACCTGTGTTATCCTATGAGAAAATATCCAAAGAACTGCCAATTTTTAGAAAGAAATTTCTGCGTTACACTAGTTACAAACAGGCGAGTATTCAGGATTGTTTAGGTTCAAAATTCCCGCTTGCCGACGTGAAATATTGCCAAGAATCCCAATCGAAAGTGTTAGTTTATTCCGGAAATAGGGAATTTAATAATTGTGAAACCCCATTGGAGTTGCAGTTTTCACCGGTTTTGACTTCTCTCCAGGTCGGAACTTCTACATCGGGAAATCCCTTAGTTTATTTTCATGGTAATTTTTTCGAAAATACACCAGAAGTTGGAAAAATGGATGCCGGTAAAGGGTTAGTAGTAGAGTTACTGCCGAAATTAAAGGCGCAATTGTTTCCTAATTTCTTTCCAAAAGTATCCGGAAATGTTAGAAAAATTATTCCTATTCAAACGAGTTTAGGTAGTTTTTGGTTGATTTTGAAAAATGGAGAGACTCCGGAACTGATACAGCAATTGAAATCAAAATGA
- a CDS encoding vanadium-dependent haloperoxidase — MYWNTNFLNKAASFFLMLLLGGSFTSISQSQPSHVIHEWNQLLTEQMIKDGFNPLLASRTFAYCNLSLYQAYSTSSGKTIQLGKVVRGFKFPQKAKTGDINFEIAAIQAFYKTAIKHIYREYAADSLIKKHLNYFRKTGIGESTIKNSLELGDSIALACNNRAAADGFAASKALPNYIFSNQPGKWKPTPPEFRSALEPHWETLQTFLIDSASQFSQSFEIPYSTEKNSDFYSMVHNIYQTSNELTPEQRNIALYWDDNPDLNNFVGHIPKPRRHINPVSHWICIIAQFCKHEKYSFEKTSLVYALCSMAMADAVISVWHDKYKYELVRPVTYIRELIDPDWMPLIVTPPFPEFTSGHSGISAAAAQILTAFAGPTYSFTDSTFSIIGLPYLPRTFSSFLQAADEAGLSRLYGGIHYQNGIQAGNKQGKSIGINILSKVGIPLQPK, encoded by the coding sequence ATGTATTGGAATACAAACTTTTTGAATAAAGCTGCCAGCTTCTTCCTAATGCTTTTACTAGGAGGTTCATTTACATCCATTTCCCAATCCCAACCATCTCACGTAATCCATGAATGGAATCAGTTATTAACTGAACAAATGATTAAGGATGGATTTAATCCATTATTGGCTTCCAGAACTTTTGCCTATTGCAATCTTTCTTTGTACCAAGCATACAGCACTTCCTCCGGTAAAACTATACAGTTAGGGAAAGTTGTTCGTGGTTTTAAGTTTCCCCAGAAGGCAAAAACAGGCGATATTAATTTTGAAATTGCGGCCATCCAAGCATTTTATAAAACGGCTATAAAACATATTTATCGGGAATATGCTGCAGATTCATTAATTAAAAAGCATTTAAACTACTTTCGTAAAACAGGTATAGGAGAATCTACCATAAAAAACTCTTTAGAACTAGGAGATTCCATTGCGTTAGCTTGTAATAACAGGGCTGCTGCAGATGGTTTTGCTGCTAGTAAAGCACTTCCTAATTACATTTTCAGCAATCAACCGGGGAAATGGAAACCAACTCCACCTGAGTTTCGAAGTGCATTGGAACCACATTGGGAAACGCTTCAAACTTTCCTGATTGACTCGGCCTCCCAGTTTTCTCAATCTTTTGAAATTCCTTACAGTACCGAAAAGAATAGCGATTTCTATTCTATGGTCCATAATATCTATCAAACTTCCAATGAACTTACCCCTGAACAAAGAAACATAGCCTTGTATTGGGACGATAATCCTGATTTAAACAATTTTGTTGGTCATATTCCTAAACCACGAAGACATATTAACCCGGTTTCTCATTGGATTTGCATAATTGCCCAATTCTGCAAACATGAAAAGTACTCCTTCGAAAAAACAAGTTTGGTTTATGCATTATGTTCCATGGCTATGGCAGACGCTGTTATTTCTGTTTGGCACGACAAATACAAATATGAATTGGTAAGGCCGGTCACGTATATCCGGGAGTTGATAGATCCGGATTGGATGCCACTAATAGTTACTCCACCCTTCCCGGAGTTTACAAGCGGACATAGTGGAATTTCAGCGGCGGCAGCCCAAATTCTAACGGCATTTGCAGGTCCTACTTATTCCTTTACCGATTCCACTTTTTCCATCATCGGTCTCCCCTATTTACCAAGAACCTTTTCATCTTTTCTACAAGCTGCAGATGAAGCAGGATTAAGCAGGCTTTATGGTGGAATACATTACCAAAATGGTATTCAAGCCGGCAATAAACAAGGCAAATCTATTGGAATTAATATTCTTTCTAAAGTTGGAATTCCGCTGCAACCCAAATAA
- a CDS encoding vanadium-dependent haloperoxidase → MKAFHSIFKTTLGVLLVGLFYISSASGQSNYLSRLNRLLGDGLLRDQFSPPVASRVYLYPNLAAYQAIHQDSIWKFLNGFSEISFPDFKDYDANYTAAWCFVSLASNLLFSGKEFQMEAQPLLDSLAMTCSAKILEKSRAYADEIVKQVMLRAGNDGYKQRLTYLRYTVSEGDTSYQLTPPNFSEPVEPHWGTIKTLVIDNHWAYENEIPNVFSLDPESNFQKELKEVYVLSQKNTDSTLNIARHWDCNPIQLGMSGHLMQFGFRMTPSQHWMTVLCDLADTKQITIQDLSMLFAKLGVACFDAFIDCWYLKYHFNSIRPVSVITKYIQSDWKPAIETPAFPEYPSGHSLVSAAATVILSNYFGDDFSYTDRTQTVFSLPESSFSSFKQAAIQAGESRILGGIHFRKAVTDGFKRGEQVGKQVLKNWSHLKTR, encoded by the coding sequence TTGAAAGCTTTTCATTCCATTTTTAAGACAACCTTAGGCGTTCTTCTGGTAGGATTATTTTATATTTCTTCAGCAAGTGGCCAATCCAATTATTTAAGTAGACTCAATCGATTGTTGGGAGATGGATTATTAAGGGACCAATTTTCTCCTCCTGTGGCATCCAGGGTTTATTTATACCCTAATCTGGCGGCTTATCAAGCTATCCATCAAGATAGTATTTGGAAGTTCCTGAATGGTTTTTCTGAAATTAGTTTTCCAGATTTTAAGGATTATGATGCGAATTATACAGCAGCATGGTGTTTTGTTTCGCTTGCCTCTAATTTGTTGTTTTCAGGGAAGGAGTTTCAAATGGAAGCTCAACCCCTATTGGATAGTCTGGCAATGACTTGTTCAGCTAAAATTTTGGAAAAGTCCAGGGCCTATGCAGATGAAATAGTAAAGCAGGTTATGCTAAGAGCTGGAAATGATGGATATAAACAGAGACTTACCTATCTTCGATATACTGTTTCAGAAGGGGATACATCTTATCAATTGACACCTCCTAATTTTTCTGAGCCGGTGGAACCACATTGGGGTACCATAAAAACCTTAGTAATTGATAACCATTGGGCTTATGAAAATGAAATTCCCAATGTTTTTAGTTTAGATCCTGAATCAAATTTTCAGAAAGAATTGAAAGAGGTTTATGTTTTGTCACAAAAAAATACAGATTCTACCTTAAATATTGCCAGACATTGGGATTGTAATCCCATTCAACTAGGAATGTCGGGTCATTTAATGCAATTTGGTTTTAGAATGACACCCAGTCAGCATTGGATGACTGTACTTTGTGATTTGGCAGATACCAAGCAGATTACTATTCAGGATTTATCAATGTTATTTGCCAAATTAGGTGTTGCTTGTTTTGATGCATTTATTGATTGCTGGTATTTAAAGTACCATTTTAATTCCATCCGGCCCGTTTCAGTAATTACAAAATATATTCAATCGGATTGGAAACCGGCAATTGAGACTCCGGCATTTCCGGAATATCCCAGCGGACATAGTTTGGTATCTGCTGCTGCCACGGTAATATTAAGTAATTACTTTGGAGATGATTTTTCATATACAGATCGCACCCAAACAGTTTTTTCTCTCCCGGAATCTAGTTTTTCCAGTTTTAAACAAGCCGCCATTCAAGCTGGAGAAAGCCGCATTCTGGGTGGAATACATTTCAGGAAGGCTGTAACCGATGGATTTAAACGCGGAGAACAGGTTGGAAAACAAGTTTTGAAAAATTGGAGTCATTTAAAAACACGATGA
- a CDS encoding SpoIID/LytB domain-containing protein, which produces MEITLFRNFFCAFLLLSFSCFAGDSIRIGLFDGQDYSQMVLSVSGIGYSLNGLPMEKGDVIKIDVVGDSLKGISLKGIRVSGRKLELYGPLLQSFRLKMGNSEARLYKGSLEIRVLRGRIRVVNITGIEQYVSGVIDAEVGPKFAMEFYKVQAIIARTFAYENMEKHLDEGFNLCDQVHCQVFKGLEIRNERISLATAKTESMVIRDAHGALAFVPYHSNCGGYTESSENVWGGEKIHLKPVQDTFCLKQSKAVWEKKVSREKWDKWLTRHHMDGLVGEDFQLTQIARKKEIDLAGQIIATRKVRSDFGLSSAYFNIKTQGKEVIFTGKGYGHGVGICQQGANRMAELGYSYRDIIAHYYKGVRIGKIR; this is translated from the coding sequence ATGGAAATAACCTTGTTTAGGAACTTCTTTTGCGCCTTCCTTCTTTTATCCTTTTCTTGTTTTGCAGGAGATAGCATTCGAATTGGTCTTTTTGATGGACAGGATTATTCACAAATGGTATTATCGGTTTCAGGTATTGGATATTCATTAAACGGATTGCCCATGGAAAAAGGGGATGTCATAAAAATTGATGTGGTGGGTGATAGCTTAAAAGGTATTTCACTCAAAGGTATCCGTGTGTCGGGAAGGAAATTGGAACTTTATGGACCACTTCTTCAATCATTTCGATTAAAAATGGGAAATTCAGAGGCAAGATTATACAAAGGAAGTCTGGAAATAAGGGTGTTGAGAGGTAGAATTAGGGTAGTCAATATTACCGGAATAGAACAATATGTGTCAGGTGTAATTGATGCAGAGGTGGGTCCTAAATTTGCCATGGAATTTTATAAGGTGCAAGCCATCATAGCAAGAACCTTTGCCTATGAAAACATGGAAAAACATCTGGATGAAGGATTCAATCTTTGTGACCAGGTACATTGCCAGGTTTTTAAAGGACTGGAAATCCGAAATGAAAGGATTTCTTTAGCCACTGCAAAAACAGAAAGTATGGTAATTAGGGATGCACATGGCGCTTTGGCTTTTGTCCCATATCATAGCAATTGCGGTGGTTACACTGAAAGTAGTGAAAATGTTTGGGGTGGAGAGAAAATTCATCTCAAGCCGGTTCAGGATACCTTTTGCCTTAAACAATCTAAAGCTGTTTGGGAAAAGAAAGTGAGCAGAGAAAAATGGGATAAATGGTTAACCCGACACCACATGGATGGATTGGTTGGGGAAGATTTTCAGCTAACTCAAATCGCCAGAAAAAAAGAAATTGACCTTGCAGGACAAATAATTGCCACCCGAAAAGTTCGTTCCGACTTTGGACTAAGTTCAGCCTATTTTAATATCAAAACCCAGGGTAAAGAAGTCATTTTTACTGGAAAAGGTTATGGCCATGGAGTTGGAATTTGCCAACAAGGAGCCAACCGTATGGCTGAATTAGGATACTCCTATCGAGATATTATTGCTCATTATTACAAAGGGGTAAGAATTGGAAAAATCAGATAA
- a CDS encoding DUF2905 domain-containing protein, which produces MANLGKVMMLLGGIVFLLGLLFFILKDKTPSFGNLPGDFSFQSGHTKIYFPMMSSILLSILLSLFFWLINKWK; this is translated from the coding sequence ATGGCAAATTTGGGAAAAGTTATGATGCTACTTGGTGGAATTGTTTTCTTATTGGGTTTACTTTTTTTTATCCTTAAAGATAAAACCCCAAGCTTTGGAAACTTGCCCGGTGATTTCAGTTTTCAATCCGGTCATACTAAAATCTATTTTCCAATGATGTCAAGTATTCTACTTAGTATTTTGTTGTCTCTTTTCTTTTGGCTAATTAATAAATGGAAATAA